CGACCTCTTCAAGGCCGCGCGCGACATCGTCACCTCCACCCGGGTCCGAATCGTCCGATCGGGCGGACGAATCCGGGTCGTCGACGTCGACGTGGTCCAACACCCCGAAGGTGCGGATGAGGTGCTCGTCGCGCGCGGCACGACGGTGTTCCTGCGCACCTCGACCAACCCGCCCGGGCAGCGGTGGCATCGCCCCGCGGACGCGGTCACCTTCCACCCACCCGAGACCGCCTCCGACGACGACCTGTCCCCCCGGTTCGCCTCCGATGCCGCGGACGACACCGTCGGCGAATGGGAGCGCGACATGGGCAATCACCAGAACGGGCACCGCAAACGGATGTGGTCGCGGGCCGCACCCATCGTGGCGGGCGAGAAGCTCACCCCGTTCCAGCGGGCGGTCGTCAGCGCCGAATCCGCGAGCCTGGTGTCGAACTGGGGCACCACCGGCATCGGATTCATCAACTGCGATCTGACCGTCGCCCTGAGCCGTCTGCCGTCGGGTGAGCGGGTCGGGGTCGAGGCCGATGTCCACATCGAGGACGACGGCGTCTCGGTCAGCAACGCCGGACTCTACGACGCCGACGGCATGTTCGGGACCGCGCTCGTGACCGCGGTGAACAATGCTGCCGCACAGATCGACTTCACCACCGTGGACACCTCGGAACGCTATCGCGAAGCCTGAGTTCGACACGACCGTTCGCGGTGGTCGGGCACCGTAGCGGACCTCACACATATCTCTCAGGTCTTGATAAGGTCACGGCCATGACACGGCGCCTCGCACGGCTTTTCCTGGGTCTTGTCGTCACCTTGCTCGCTCTGGCCCTGACGACGACCCTCGCCGCCTCCCCCGCCCACGCCGCCCGCTACGCCAACGGTCCGGCGACCATCGTCAACCGATTGACGGGGCCGTTCGCGATGAACGACACCATCGGGCGGTTCAACATCGTGGGTACCGATCTCGGTGTCATGTGGGACAACGGCCGAGGTGAGATCCTCACGGCGTTCGGTGACACCCAGTCGTTCAACGGGTGGTCCCTCCTGTACGGCGAGCTCTACTACTGGCGGTCCAACGTCCTGCTGCGCAGCACGGACCGCCACCTGGCCGACGGCATGACGTTCACCTCGCACGCCGGCCGGCCGGGTCATGCCAAGCGCCTGCTCAAGCCGAACGTCCGCCGCGAGATCACGATCATCCCGACCGCCGGCGTGGCCGCCAACGGCAAGCAGTACATGACCGTGATGTCGGTCAAACGGTGGGATTCGCCCGGCATCTGGACCACCAACTGGGCGGGCCTCGTCTCCTCCGCCGACAACGGCGAGAACTGGCGCTCGGTCGGTGCGTTCCGCCCCAATGGCGGCGGCAACAAGAAGTTCCAGATGGGCGCCTTCCTGAAGGTCGGCAAGACCGTCTACTACTACGGCACACCCGACGGCCGCTGGGGCGGTGTCTACCTCGCGCGCGTCGACGAGAAGGACATCGAGAATCTCGGCAAGTGGCAGTACTTCTCGTACGGCCGTTGGGTTCCGAACAACCCCGACGCCGCCACCCCGGTGATGGGCGCCCCGACGGGCGAGATGTCGGTCCAGTGGAACGACTATCTGGGCAAGTACATCTCGCTGGCGAGCCAGGACGTCGGCGTGACGCTGCGCACCGCCGACAACCCCTGGGGCCCATGGACTTCCGGCGAGATCGTCGCACCCTCGGTGGACCCGTACACGGGTTACGCGCCGTACATCCACCCGTGGTCGAAGGGCAGCACCCTCTACTTCACCTACTCGGTCTCCATCGGCTATCAGGTGTACCTCATGCGTCTGCCGCTGCGGCGCGGCTGACCTCGACCACCGACATCGGGGCGATTGCCCCGTCGCTCTCGATGATCAACTGTCGGCGATGGTGAGCACGACCAGCGGGATGGGGCGGTCGACCTTGGACTGGAAGTCCGCCAGCAGTGGGTTGTTGGCCAGCACCCAGGCTGCGAACTCGTCGTAGTCCTCGCCTTCGAGCACCTTGCCGGTCCCCTGGTGCGTATTGTTTCGGAACTCGATCCTGACCTGTGGATTCGCCTTGATGTTGTACCACCATGCCGGGTACTTGTCCTCGATGAACGAGCTCACGTACATGGTGTCGTCGCGGTGACAGGGTCCCAGTGGAACCGTGTGCGGCTTTCCGCTCTTGGCCCCGGTGGTGGTGAGCAGGATGAGGTCCGCGCCCGCGTAAGCGCCGCCCACCTTGCCCGCGTTCTCCCGAAACTCCTTGATCACATCATCGTTCCAGTTGGCGATGCCACCCTCTTGATCCCACGCCTGGTTCCACGGCGCGTTCGGATCGTCGTAGTCGGTGATATTGGTCTGATCGGGTTGTCCTGCGGTCGATTCGGTTTCACTCATGATCCGAGTGTGTCGTCGAGTTAGGACAGTTACGGTCCTAACTCAAAATCGCTACGAAAACCCGTCCTGCGCCTGTCGGTAGGTGACCCGCCGACACGTCGGGGCGGTTGACGTCCGTTTCCGGACCCAACCGCCCCGGCGTCGCTGGCTGGAGAGATCAGCGCTGGCCGAGCATGCCCTTCATCTGATCAATTTCCGCCTGCTGGGTTTTCTTGACCTCCAGGGCAAGGGTTTTCGTCGCGGGGTCGACGCCGTCGGCGAGTACCGCGTCGGCCATCGCGATGGCGCCCTCGTGGTGCAGGATCATGCCCTCGAGCCAGAGCCGGTCGAACTCGGGACCGCGTGCGTCCCGCAAGGCGGTCATCTGGTCTGGGCTGAGCATGCCCGGCATCGCGGAGTGACCACCGTGGCCCATGTTCTCGTGGCCGTCGTCGAGGCCGTCGGTACTGACGCCCCAACTCTCCAGACGGTTCTCCATCTGCTCGATCTCGGCGTCCTGGGCCTTCTCGATCGTCGACGCGAGAGCGATCAGTTCTGCATTGTCCGTCCGGCCCTCGACGAGTTCGGCCATCTCCACGGCCTGGTCATGGTGTCCGATCATCGTCGAGGTGAACTCGACGTCGGCCTCGTTGTGGGTGGCCGACGCCGGAGCTTGCGTCGCCGCCGATGCCGAGGTGTTGGCGGAGGTGGCGTCGCTCGCTGTTTCGTCGGGCGAGCAACCGGCGACTGCGATGAGTGCCGCCGCGGCCAGGCCGATCCCTGCCGCCGTCCGGATACGGCGCCGAGATGTGTTGTGTACGTACATGAGTGCATTCCTTGCTGCTGTCGGAGTTCCCGGCGGGCGCGACGCCGGCCGAGAGGGAGGAGAGATGACGACACGACGGACCGAGCGGTCCGCGGAGGTCAGCTCAGCAGCGGATCACCTGTAGTTGCAGATGGGAGTACATGGCCCACGGCGGCGGACGACCCAGGATCGTCGTCCGACGGCGAGCGGTGTCGACGATCCGCGGAAACGCCGCAAGCGACCAGAGCAGGAGAACAAGAACCACGGCCGGAAGATCGACGCCCGCCGCACGGATGAACACGCAGTCGTGCGAGTGCTCACCGCAGTCGTCGGTTCCGGTCATCTTCGGGGCTGACGTCATCGTCGACGATGCCGTGAGCGCCGAATGCTCCGCATGGTGGGACATCCCGCTCTCGCCGTGTAATTCCGGCCCGCTCGCTCCGCTCCCGGCGCCGCCACCGGAAGGCCCGCCGTGACCCGACACCACCGTGTGCATGAGCATCACGGCGATAGCGAGCACGAGAACGAGTGCGCGGCGCCGGACGACGGCGCCACGACCGGTTCTGCGGCGGCGGCTCACGGTGCCAGGTTACGAGGTCACGATGCCGTCGTCGACGCCCTGGCGTCATCGGGACGCCGATCGTCTCCCGACTCCGACGCGGCATCCTCGGCGGCTCGGCGTCGTTGTCGTGGGATCAAGATCTTGCGATCGATGATCTGGTAGGTCGCGACCACCGCGGCGGCCAGCAGCCACCCGAGCACGATGTCGAAGATGTAGTGCTCGGCGGTGTACACCAGGGCGAACGCCATCGCGAGGGCGTAGCCCATGAACAGTGTCTTGCCGAGCGCCTTCACCCGCGGCCACATGAAGAGCGCGAGGAGCATCGTCAGACCCGCGTGCAGCGACGGGATCGCGGCCACCAGGTTGGACTTGCCCTGCCCGACCTCGACGAGGTTCGACGCCGCGTGGATGTTGAGATACCCCCAGCCGCGAGCCGAGATCCGTTCGACGTAGGGGTTGGCGTCCGGATACTCGTTATCCAGCGTCCCGAGCAGACCGCCGGGCTCCTTGGCCTCGGGCGAGTACATGCAGATCGGGTCACGCGGGAAGTCCTGGACCTCGGCCGCGGTGCATCGCGCGGCGGCCCACGGCGGGGCGCCCGGGACGAGGGTGTAACCGACCAGGGCGAGGAAGGTCGTCGCCACGAAACACGCCGCGTAGCGTCGCCAGGCGGCGCGGTCCTTCAGCCACAACACGGCCGCGACCGCGTACGGGATGATGAAGTACGACATGTAGACGATGCTGACGATGACCTCCCACCAGGGCGGACTCGCCTGCTTGAGGTGCTCCTGCAGCCATGCCGTGGGATTGACCCCGCCGGTCAGCCAAGCATCGAAATCGATCGCCAGATGCCAGTGGGTGGGCATGTCGACGATGCGCGCGACGTCCCGGGTCCAGTCGTAGAGGATCAGGATCAGCGCGAACGGCGCCCAGTCGATGAGGATCGTGATGAACTTGCGCCGGCCGATACAGGCAGCCGCGAGTCCCAGACACATCAGGATGATCAGGCGCGTGCGGTCGAAGGCCAGACCGTAGAGGGCGACGTGCACCGCCATCAGCACGATCCAGGCGCCGATCGCGATGCGCCGGACCATCGTCAGATCGCGACGGCTCTCGGGATCGGCTTCCATCTCGGCGGCGGCGGCCAGGTCGTCGAGGATCGGTTCCACACCCGCGCGCCCGGTGTCGTCGCGGTCGGTGTCCTCACGACCGGTGGCCACCACGGAGTCCTTGGTGTCGGAGGTGGTCGTCTCGGCGCTCTCGCGCTCGTCGCGCTTGGAGGGTCTGCCCGGCTGCGGGACGCCCACCGTCTCGTCGACACTCACCCGACACAACCCCGCCCGTCACACCCCGCAGGGCAACCACCCACTTAAACTGCCGTCAGTGTAATGGCCATCTGTTGTTCGCGAGCCAAGCCGACGGCCAGGCATGTCGGATTTGAGCATTTCCGGCGCCGCGACCCAGGGCGAGGGGTCTCCGCCAGCGGTTTTCGCCGGACACCTCGCCGATCAGGGTGTTGTGGATCACACTGGAGGGCGTCGATCCCCTGAAGGAGGTCTCGGTGCCCAATCGCTACCTGCGCTACGGCGACCAGCGCTACATCATCAACAAGGAGGCGGAGGCCCGTCTCAACCGCACCCTCGACGCGGTGTACGCCGACGGAACCCGCGGTCACGAGTGGCTGAACCTCTATCACGACAGCGCGGCACCGTGTCGACTCCTCATCGCACCCGGAGTCCCGATCACCATCGAGACCGAGCCCTGCCTGGGCGACTGATCTCCCGTCGCCGCGGAGAGCCGGTTGGACGAAGCAGGTGACCGCCCCGGCGTGTCCCCGTGATCCATGACGACGGGCGCGTCCGCGTGTCAGGGCGGGCCACTATCGTTGTCGCATGCGCATCGGAGCCCATCTTCGCGAGGACGCCGACCCCTTGGCCACTGCCGCCGAGCTCGGGATCGATGTCTTCCAGATGTTCGTCACGGACCCTCAGAGCTGGAAGAAGCCGCAGCCGAACCCGCGCGCGGCGGAGTTCCGTGAGTCCGACATCGACGTCGTCGTGCACTCGAGCTACCAGATCAACGTCGCCAGTCTGAACAACCGGCTGCGGATGCCGTCGCGCAAGGCCGTCGAGCAGCAGGCCGCGGCCGCCGCCGAACTCGGCGCCTTCGGGCTCGTCGTCCACGGCGGGCATCTGCGCGACGGGGAGGACAGCGCCGAGGGATTCGCCAACTGGCGCAAGCTGTTCGACCGCCAGGCCGACAAGGGCGGCTTCGGCGTCCCGATCCTCATCGAGAACACCGCGGGCGGCGACCACGCGATGGCACGCACGCTCGAGTCCATCGACCGTCTGTGGGAGGCGGTCGGCGACTTCGACCAGGCCGGCTTCTGCCTCGACACCTGCCACGCCTGGGCCGGCGGCGAGGATCTCGTCGGACTCGTCGAGCGCGTCCGTCAGATCACCGGCCGGATCGATCTCGTGCACCTCAATAACTCTCGCGACGAGTTCGACTCGGGCCGCGACCGACACGCCAACCTCGCGTCGGGCCACATCGACCCCGAGGTGCTCGTCGCCGTCGCCGAGGCGGCGGGCGCACCGGTCATCCTGGAGACACCCGGCGACGGCATCCCCGACGATCTCGAGTACCTGCGCTCGGCGCTATAAGACGTCGATCACGACAGATTCCAGGCGGGCGCCGGCGGAGTCACCGGGTATGCGGCGACGTTCATGACGACCGTCCCGTCGCAGGGCCCGCCGTCGATCGTGGTCCGCCACACGCCCTTCAGCGTGCCGTCGCCCTGCGGGGTGTAGGTCGCGATCGACGTCGCCGGGCGCCACACCTTCGGCACACCCGCGCCCTGCCAGCAGTCCCATTCCCAGTCATAACGATGCACCCAGGATCCTGCCTCCCAGGTGTAGCGCGGCGGCTGCGGCAGCGTCGGATTCGCGGGTTTCGGCCCGTCGATCACCGTCGCCACGCACGTACCGCCGTCGCACGATGTCCTGAAGGTGTAGTCGTCGGAGAAGTCCGGCTCCGCCTGCCGGGCCGCGAGGCTCGTTCCGGTCTTCGAGGCGGCGAACCGCTTCAACGAATACACGCCGTCCCACGAGGGCGTCGCCGCGGCGTCTGCCGGGGCGACAGCCACCAGAAGTCCGGCGGCCAGGGCGACGATCGAGATCACGACGCTCACGAAACCTGTCGCACCGACACGTGCGGGTCCGATCACCAGTCTGCGCATTCGTTCATTGGAACGTACTCGCGGTTCCTGCGCCGGCGTTGCGGATTTCTCGGCGCTCCGGGTGCGCCAACCGGCGCAGATCACACATCTTCTGATTGATCCGGCGGGGATATGGGGCTATTCTAGGGTTACCGGCGAGTAACATAGCTCGGACCGAACAGCCCCCTCATCCGGCCGGTACGCGCACAACCGTGAGCGATCGGACCGGGTCGAGGACGCCATCGCAGACGGCCACACCAGACAAGGAACAACCATGGGCCATTACAAGAGCAACATGCGCGACCTGCAGTTCAATCTCTTCGAACTGTTCGAGCTCGACAAGGTACTGGAGTCCGGCGACTTCGGGGACCTCGACCACGAGACAGCCGTCGACATGCTGCGCGAGGTCCGTGCGCTGGCCGAGGGCCCGATCGCCGAGTCCTTCGTCGACGCCGACCGCAATCCCCCGGTCTTCGACCCCGACGAGCACACCGTCACGATCCCCGAGTCGTTCAAGAAGTCGTACAACGCCCTGGTCGAGGGCGGCTGGGACAAGATCGGCATCGCCGAGGAACTCGGCGGCCTGCCGGCCCCGCGCTCGCTGTACTGGGCCATCGGCGAGATGATCCTCGGCGCCAACCCGCCCGTGTTCATGTACGCCGCCGGCGCGGGCTTCGCGAACATCTTCTACAACAACGGCACCGACGAGCAGAAGAAGTGGGCTGCCATCTGCTCCGACCGCGGCTGGGGCGCCACCATGGTGCTGACCGAGCCCGACGCCGGTTCCGACGTAGGTGCCGGACGCACCAAGGCCGTGCAGCAGGAAGACGGTTCCTGGCACATCGACGGTGTGAAGCGATTCATCACCTCGGCCGATCAGGACATGACCGAGAACATCTTCCACCTGGTGCTAGCCCGCCCCGAGGGCGCTGGCCCGGGCACCAAGGGTCTGTCGCTGTTCTTCGTACCCAAGTACCACTTCGACTTCGAGACCGGCGAACTCGGCGAGCGCAACGGCGTCTTCGTCACCAACGTCGAGCACAAGATGGGCATCAAGGCGTCCGCCACCTGTGAGGTCACCTTCGGACAGCACGGCACCCCCGCCAAGGGCTGGCTCGTCGGCGACGTCCACAAGGGCATCGCGCAGATGTTCGAGGTCATCGAGCACGCGCGGATGATGGTGGGCACCAAGGCCATCTCGACCCTGTCGACCGGTTACCTGAACGCGCTCGAGTACGCCAAGGAGCGCATCCAGGGTGCGGACATGACCCAGATGACCGACAAGGCCGCACCGCGCGTGTCGATCACCCACCACCCCGATGTGCGTCGTTCGCTGATGACCCAGAAGGCCTACGCCGAAGGTCTGCGCGCGATCTACCTCTACACCGCGTCGCACCAGGACACCGCCGCCGCGAAGATCGTGTCCGGCGCCGATGCCGAGATGGCCCACCGCGTCAACGATCTGCTGCTCCCGATCGTCAAGGGCGTCGGCTCCGAGCGCGCCTACGGCACCCTCGGTCACGAGTCGCTGCAGACGCTCGGCGGGTCGGGATTCCTCCAGGACTACCCGATCGAGCAGTACATCCGTGACTCGAAGATCGACTCGCTGTACGAGGGCACCACCGCCATCCAGGCCCAGGATTTCTTCTTCCGCAAGATCATCCGCGACAAGGGCCAGGCGCTCGCGCACGTCGCCGGGCAGATCCAGAGCTTCATCGACTCCGAGGCGGGCAACGGCCGGCTGAAGACCGAGCGGGCACTGCTGAAGACGGCGCTCGACGACGTGCAGGCGATGGCTGCCTCGCTGACCAACGATCTGATGGCGGCACAGGAGAACTCGACCGAGCTGTACAAGGTCGGACTCGGTTCGGTCCGCTTCCTGATGGCCGTCGGCGACCTGCTCATCGGCTGGCTGCTCCTCCGCCAGGCCGAGGTCGCCCTCGCAGCTCTCGACAACGGGGCCTCCGACGCCGACAAGTCCTTCTACGAGGGCAAGGTCGCCGTGGCGAGCTTCTTCGCGAAGAACATGCTCCCGCTGCTCACCTCGGTCCGCGTCACCGTCGAGAACATCGACAATGACATCATGGAACTCGACGAAGCGGCCTTCTGAGCCCGACCATACTGAGAACTCCCACCGGCGAATCCGCCGGTGGGAGTTCTTCTTTGCGTCGAGCCCGCGCACATCGCGGCTCAGACCGGCGGTGCGGCAACTTCAGTCGATCACACTGAAGCAATAGCCGACCGGGCGCGGTTTCTCCGCGAAGTAGGTCCCGTCCGAGTCGGGACATTCGGGCTCCCCCGCAGCCTTGGTGTCCACGCGGATGTTCGTTCCGCCGGAAACCGGCGACCCGCAGTCGTTCTCACGAATGTCGGCGAGCGCGGTACCACCGGTCGCCGACGGGATGTAGTAACAACGGCCCTCCTGGTAGACCGGCGCCAGACAGAGCGCACCCTCCTCGCCCGCGACCCAGTAGCGCGAGTAGTTGGGACCGCAGAGCCCTTGCGTGATGGACTTCTCCGCGACGACGTAGTGGAAGTCGGTGTCGCCGCAGGACACCTCGTCGGCCTTGAGGGTCTCCGGCTCCGCCGTCACGACGATGCACTCGCCGGCGTCGACGTCACTGGTGTCGGTGACCCCACCTCCCTGCGCCGACGACACCAGCACCCGCGCCACGCCACCGGCGATCACGATCAAGAGCAGCACCCCGACAATTCCCAGCGCGACCCACAAACCGGTGCGCTTCTTCTTCGGTGGCGGCGGGAACGGCGGTCCGGGCGGGTACATCCCGCCCGGCATCGGACCCGGGTACTGGGGCCGACCGCCGTAGGGCACCTGGTTCGGCGGCGGTGCGCCGTAGGGCTGGTTCGGTGGCGGGTACCTCCCGTTCGGCTGGTACTGCCCGGGTTGCGGTTGTGGCCCGAATCGCGGGTCCCCCGGCTGGTATGGCGAGTTGGTCACGCCGCGAACACTACCCGCGCGCCGGTGGCGTTACCGGACCGGCGGCCGAACTCGCAAACCCACCACTTTTCGGCATATCCACCCCGTCTGAAGGGGGTGGATATGCCGAAAAGTGGTGGGTTTGCGCAGCGGTCAGACCGCCTTCTTCCGCTTCCGCTGCCCGGCCCGGGCGGAGACCGCGGCACCGAGGAGGATCATCCGCATGGTGCGCTCGGCGGCGTCGGCGAGGAGCTTCTCTCCGTTGGCGACCGCCTCCGACAAGGGCATCGGCACCGTGATGATCGACGCGATCGCCCCGATCCCCACGTCGTGGACGGCGGGAGCACCGTGCCCGAGCGAACCCGCCAGCGCGACAACGGGCACACCCCGTAACTGGGCGCGGCGGGCCACCTCCGCGGGCACCTTGCCGCGGGGGGTCTGGAAGTCGATCGAACCCTCTGCGGTGATCACCAGATCGGCCTTGCCGATCCGATGATCGAGGTCGATGCCGGACAGCCCGGAATCGAGTAGTGCGTCGAACCGCGACCGCAGTTTCCCGCCGGCTGCCGCCAGGCCCGCACCGAGTCCACCCGACGCGCCGGACCCGGCCCCCTGCCGATAGTCGATGTCGGCCAGCCCATCCCGCTGCAGTATGTCCGCCCAGACGTCGAGCGCCGCCGACAGCGAGTCGACCTGTGCGGGCGTCGCCCCCTTCTGCGGCCCGAAGACGCGGGCGACGCCGCTCGGTCCGCAGAGGACGTTGTGCGGGTTGCCCGCGACCACCACTTCGGTCTCACGCAACCGCGGATGCAGGCCGGTGAGGTCCAGCGACGCCGCGCGCGCCAGTTCGTTTCCGCCACGCCCGATCTCGTGACCGTCCTGGTCCAGGACGCGCGCACCGAGCGCCTGGAGCGCCCCGGCCCCGCCGTCACATGTCCCCGAGTCGCCGCATCCGACGAGAATCGCCGACACCCCCGCGTCGAGTGCCGCGGCAATCAATTGTCCCACTCCGTAAGTGGTCGTGGCGCCGGGATCGCGCTGCCCCGCCGGAACGAGCGCCAATCCAGCGGCGGCAGCCATCTCGACGACGCCGATGCGGTTCCGACCGACGCCGACCTCGGCCCAGTGCGACTGCACCGGCTCACCGGTGGGGCCGCAGACGGTCAGCTCGTGGAGGCGCCCGTTGCCCGCGGCCGCCAGGATGCGCGCCGTTCCCTCCCCGCCGTCCGCGATCGGTGCGATGTCGACGCGCACCCCGGGGAGCGTGCGCCGCACCCCCGCGGCGATGGCGGTCGCCACGGACACGGCGTCGAGGCTCTCCTTGAAACCACTCGGGGCGACCAGGATTCGTTGCGGAACTCGGACGGACATCGGCACTCCTGTTGATCGATCGGACAAGGTCTTGATGAGGAGACGGGAACTCGCACCCGGAGGCACATTCGGGACGGTCGCGGCGATGCGACGGTCAGGACGAGAGCAGGGGCAGACCCAGGTAGGGCCAGACCCAGAACGCGAAGATGATGAGCAGCACCAGCGACACCGGCGCGAGCAGCGCCGACATCGTGAGCAGATGCCGGGGTTCGTAACCGGGGACGTCGTCACTCGCCGCGAACATGGCGACCGGTTTGGCCGAGCTGGTGAGGGTGATGCAGAACCCGGCGGCCGCGGTGGACAGGAAGGCCGCGGCGACGGGGTCGACCCCGACGGCCGGGGCGGTCACCACGATGATCGGGATCAGTACCGCCGAACGGGCCGAACGGGATTGGATCACCAGATGCGCGAGCAGCGAGACGATCGCCGCGACGACGACGAACACCATCGCCGCCGCCGGCCCGGTCTCGGCGATGGACCCGAAAGCCTGATCCGCCAGCCACTCCGCGGCACCGCTGGAGTTGAGCGCCATCCCCAGCGCGAGGGTGGCGGCCATGAACAGCAGGAGCGTCCACGGGATGGTCTTCAGCGCCGCGCCCAGCGTCGTCGCGCCGACCGCCGGCGCCGACGCGGCCAGCGCGCCGAGCACCGCGACGATGGCCGGGTCGACGCCGTGCAGGGGTTCTGAACACCACAGCACCACAACGAGTCCGAGAACGACGGACACCCGTCGTTGAGCAGACGTGAGCGGTCCGGAGGTCGCCGTCCCGGTCGCCGCGAGAGCGGTCGGCGGCACGCACAGCGGACGTGCCCGTTCGGCGTGATCGGTCATCAACCACAGCGCCGCCTCGGCCGCGAGGTGCCACCACACGAGGGCCAGGGGGATGCCGAGGACCGCCCAGTGCAGGAATCCGATGCCGCCACCGGTTGCGGCCGAGACGATCTCGACGGTGATGAGGTGCGCGCCGGCACCCAGAAGCGATCCCACCGCCGAGAAGAGGATCACGATCGGGAAGACCAGCGCGAGGCACAGCACCAGACGAGGTCGGTCACGCAGGACCGCAGCGAGCGCGAGAAAGATCGGAAGGGCAAGGGCCGCACGGCCGGAGGTCGCCGGGATCGCGAACGTGGTCAGCAACAGGGCCGCGGTGATCAGATGGACCAGCTGACGAGGCGTCCGGGCCCGGCGGACGACACGCGCCGACACACGAGCCGACAGACCTGACGCCGTGACCGCGGCCGCGATCACGAAAGCACCGATCAGCAACCAGATCACGCCGGAGCCGAGGGTGCCCGCGAAGGTGTTGGCGTCGATGATCCCGAAGACCACCAGAGCGATACCGCCACCCAGCGCGACATAGGTGTCATCCAGCGGCGAGAAGATCCACGCCCACACCGCGACGAGGAAGACGAGGAGGGTGACGACGGCGTCGAACGGCAACTTCCCGGTCCACCCGGCATGTCCGACGAACGCCCCGGCGCCGAGAACGACGACGAGACCGGCTGCCGCCCAGGGGGACAGCGCGCTGCCGACGGCGTCGAGGAGGGTGCGTCGT
The genomic region above belongs to Gordonia hongkongensis and contains:
- a CDS encoding glycerate kinase yields the protein MSVRVPQRILVAPSGFKESLDAVSVATAIAAGVRRTLPGVRVDIAPIADGGEGTARILAAAGNGRLHELTVCGPTGEPVQSHWAEVGVGRNRIGVVEMAAAAGLALVPAGQRDPGATTTYGVGQLIAAALDAGVSAILVGCGDSGTCDGGAGALQALGARVLDQDGHEIGRGGNELARAASLDLTGLHPRLRETEVVVAGNPHNVLCGPSGVARVFGPQKGATPAQVDSLSAALDVWADILQRDGLADIDYRQGAGSGASGGLGAGLAAAGGKLRSRFDALLDSGLSGIDLDHRIGKADLVITAEGSIDFQTPRGKVPAEVARRAQLRGVPVVALAGSLGHGAPAVHDVGIGAIASIITVPMPLSEAVANGEKLLADAAERTMRMILLGAAVSARAGQRKRKKAV
- a CDS encoding SLC13 family permease, with amino-acid sequence MNLPHAIDRPPDHPGSVTMYATRPPVRTVTPPPPPRRTLLDAVGSALSPWAAAGLVVVLGAGAFVGHAGWTGKLPFDAVVTLLVFLVAVWAWIFSPLDDTYVALGGGIALVVFGIIDANTFAGTLGSGVIWLLIGAFVIAAAVTASGLSARVSARVVRRARTPRQLVHLITAALLLTTFAIPATSGRAALALPIFLALAAVLRDRPRLVLCLALVFPIVILFSAVGSLLGAGAHLITVEIVSAATGGGIGFLHWAVLGIPLALVWWHLAAEAALWLMTDHAERARPLCVPPTALAATGTATSGPLTSAQRRVSVVLGLVVVLWCSEPLHGVDPAIVAVLGALAASAPAVGATTLGAALKTIPWTLLLFMAATLALGMALNSSGAAEWLADQAFGSIAETGPAAAMVFVVVAAIVSLLAHLVIQSRSARSAVLIPIIVVTAPAVGVDPVAAAFLSTAAAGFCITLTSSAKPVAMFAASDDVPGYEPRHLLTMSALLAPVSLVLLIIFAFWVWPYLGLPLLSS